In Nocardioides cavernae, a single genomic region encodes these proteins:
- a CDS encoding DUF4192 domain-containing protein, with the protein MEPHDLAPVPPSASRPTTMRVRTPGDIAAFVPLAMGFVPQRSVVVVSVGALGGGMHARVDLPHDPDDVDDVVEALLRPARRNGVRDVVVVVYDDETTVADEAAWSVHEEFTAAGIGVREVLRVHDDHWYAVLPGAPLAAYRGVPFTRADHPFTAQAVFEGRVTHASREALRETVAPDAGAVARSLPHLVDAAPLPPGGLTALVRRHVRAGTTLSSTELASVAASVRTGERRDEAWAWLGRADARPAVELWSDAVRRLPATHVAGPAAVLAFAAWLAGDGALAWCAVDRCRESEPTHSLAGLVAQLLESATPPDTWATLQPEVGASGDPAA; encoded by the coding sequence ATGGAACCCCACGACCTCGCCCCCGTCCCCCCGTCCGCTTCACGGCCCACCACGATGCGGGTCCGCACCCCGGGCGACATCGCCGCCTTCGTGCCGCTCGCCATGGGCTTCGTCCCTCAGCGGTCCGTCGTCGTGGTGAGCGTCGGCGCCCTCGGCGGCGGCATGCACGCGCGCGTCGACCTGCCCCACGACCCCGACGACGTCGACGACGTGGTGGAGGCGCTTCTCCGGCCCGCGCGGCGCAACGGCGTGCGCGACGTGGTCGTGGTGGTCTACGACGACGAGACGACGGTCGCCGACGAGGCCGCCTGGTCGGTCCACGAGGAGTTCACCGCCGCGGGCATCGGCGTGCGCGAGGTGCTGCGCGTCCACGACGACCACTGGTACGCCGTGCTGCCGGGGGCGCCCCTGGCCGCCTACCGCGGTGTCCCGTTCACCCGCGCCGACCACCCGTTCACCGCACAGGCCGTCTTCGAGGGGAGGGTCACCCACGCCAGCCGGGAGGCGTTGCGGGAGACCGTCGCGCCGGACGCCGGAGCGGTCGCCCGCAGCCTGCCCCACCTCGTGGACGCGGCGCCGCTCCCACCTGGCGGGCTCACGGCGCTGGTCCGCCGCCACGTCCGCGCCGGCACCACCCTCTCCTCGACCGAGCTGGCGTCCGTCGCCGCCAGCGTCCGCACGGGGGAGCGACGCGACGAGGCGTGGGCGTGGCTCGGGCGGGCCGACGCGCGGCCAGCCGTCGAGCTCTGGTCCGACGCGGTGCGTCGCCTTCCGGCCACCCACGTGGCCGGTCCCGCCGCCGTCCTGGCCTTCGCGGCGTGGCTCGCCGGTGACGGCGCCCTGGCGTGGTGTGCCGTCGACCGGTGCCGGGAGAGCGAGCCCACCCACTCGCTGGCCGGCCTTGTCGCGCAGCTGCTCGAGTCGGCGACCCCGCCGGACACGTGGGCGACGCTGCAGCCCGAGGTCGGGGCGAGCGGGGACCCGGCGGCGTGA
- a CDS encoding 5-oxoprolinase subunit PxpA has translation MGRVDLNADLGEEVTDDAGLLAVVTSANVACGFHAGTPATMQAVCTGAVRRGVTLGAQVSYDDRARFGRVELDVPAEVLREQVAEQVGVLSAIAAAEGGEVAYLKPHGALYHRVARDEGQAAAVLDGSGELPVMGMPGSVLLSMAHARGRASRLEGFPDRGYGTDGRLLPRDQAGALVTDPEQVAARAVELAASVDSVCVHGDSPGAVRTAAAVRRALEAAGLVVVTCWSSTT, from the coding sequence CTGGGTCGGGTCGACCTCAATGCCGATCTGGGGGAGGAGGTCACCGACGACGCGGGCCTGCTCGCCGTGGTGACGAGCGCCAACGTGGCCTGCGGCTTCCATGCCGGGACACCGGCCACCATGCAGGCCGTCTGCACCGGCGCCGTACGGCGCGGGGTGACGCTCGGCGCGCAGGTGTCGTACGACGACCGCGCCCGCTTCGGTCGGGTGGAGCTCGACGTGCCGGCAGAGGTCCTGCGTGAGCAGGTGGCCGAGCAGGTCGGCGTCCTGTCGGCCATCGCCGCCGCCGAGGGTGGGGAGGTGGCGTACCTGAAACCGCACGGCGCGCTCTACCACCGGGTCGCCCGCGACGAGGGCCAGGCCGCGGCCGTGCTGGACGGCTCGGGTGAGCTGCCGGTGATGGGGATGCCCGGCTCGGTGCTGCTGTCGATGGCGCACGCGCGTGGTCGCGCGTCGCGGCTCGAGGGGTTCCCCGACCGTGGGTACGGCACCGACGGCCGGCTGCTGCCGCGCGACCAGGCGGGCGCCCTGGTGACGGACCCCGAGCAGGTGGCGGCGCGGGCGGTCGAGCTGGCCGCGTCGGTCGACTCGGTGTGCGTGCACGGCGACTCCCCGGGGGCGGTGCGGACGGCGGCTGCCGTACGACGCGCGCTCGAGGCCGCCGGGCTGGTCGTCGTCACCTGCTGGTCCTCCACAACCTGA
- a CDS encoding glutamate-cysteine ligase family protein yields the protein MGEEVDQQEFSRADRTRHREKVRRNLDVFARMLREAAFETDDPMTGLEMELNLIDDAGDPALKNAEVLEAIADPDFQTELGQFNIEINVAPAKLREGGLSKFEDSLRRSLNDAEEKGSKVGAHQVMIGILPTLAEGHMNVSSLSSNPRYKLLSEQILAARGEDITISISGKERLTTTSDSIVPEAACTSTQFHVQTSPDQFAAHWNAAQAIAGVQLAVSANSPYLLGKELWRETRIPLFEQATDTRSEELKAQGVRPRVWFGERWITSVFDLFEENVRYFPALLPVTDDEDPLEVLESGGTPALHELKLHNGTIYRWNRPVYDISQGMPHLRVENRLLAAGPTIADTIANAALWFGLVRYLVESERPLWSQMSFSAAEENFHVAAQMGVDAQVYWPGLGQVRATELVLRRLLPMARAGLDSWGVPSEESDRYLGIIEQRCQTEASGAGWFVDRVRERGGVDRYDALRATLLDYTERMHSNEPVHTWD from the coding sequence ATGGGCGAAGAGGTCGATCAGCAGGAGTTCAGCCGGGCCGACCGGACGCGCCACCGCGAGAAGGTGCGGCGCAACCTCGATGTGTTCGCGCGGATGCTGCGTGAGGCGGCCTTCGAGACCGACGACCCGATGACGGGCCTCGAGATGGAGCTCAACCTCATCGACGACGCGGGCGACCCGGCCCTGAAGAACGCCGAGGTCCTCGAAGCCATCGCCGACCCGGACTTCCAGACCGAGCTCGGCCAGTTCAACATCGAGATCAACGTCGCGCCGGCCAAGCTCCGCGAGGGCGGCCTCTCGAAGTTCGAGGACAGCCTGCGCCGCTCGCTCAACGACGCCGAGGAGAAGGGCTCCAAGGTCGGCGCCCACCAGGTCATGATCGGGATCCTCCCGACGTTGGCCGAGGGCCACATGAACGTCTCCTCGCTCAGCTCCAACCCGCGCTACAAGCTGCTGTCCGAGCAGATCCTCGCCGCGCGCGGGGAGGACATCACCATCAGCATCTCGGGCAAGGAACGGCTCACCACGACGTCGGACTCGATCGTCCCGGAGGCCGCCTGCACCAGCACGCAGTTCCACGTGCAGACCTCGCCCGACCAGTTCGCCGCCCACTGGAACGCCGCCCAGGCGATCGCCGGCGTGCAGCTGGCGGTGTCGGCGAACTCGCCCTACCTGCTCGGCAAGGAGCTGTGGCGCGAGACCCGCATCCCGCTGTTCGAGCAGGCGACCGACACCCGCAGCGAGGAGCTCAAGGCCCAGGGCGTCCGGCCACGGGTGTGGTTCGGCGAGCGGTGGATCACCTCGGTGTTCGACCTCTTCGAGGAGAACGTCCGCTACTTCCCGGCCCTGCTGCCCGTCACCGACGACGAGGACCCGCTCGAGGTGCTCGAGTCCGGCGGCACCCCGGCCCTCCACGAGCTCAAGCTCCACAACGGCACCATCTACCGCTGGAACCGTCCGGTCTACGACATCTCCCAGGGCATGCCGCACCTGCGCGTGGAGAACCGCCTGCTGGCCGCCGGCCCGACCATCGCCGACACCATCGCCAACGCGGCGCTCTGGTTCGGCCTGGTCCGCTACCTCGTGGAGAGCGAGCGCCCGCTGTGGTCGCAGATGTCGTTCTCCGCCGCCGAGGAGAACTTCCACGTCGCCGCCCAGATGGGCGTCGACGCCCAGGTCTACTGGCCGGGCCTCGGCCAGGTCCGAGCCACCGAGCTGGTGCTGCGGCGCCTGCTCCCCATGGCCCGCGCGGGGCTCGACTCGTGGGGCGTCCCCTCGGAGGAGAGCGACCGCTACCTCGGCATCATCGAGCAGCGCTGCCAGACCGAGGCCAGCGGCGCCGGGTGGTTCGTCGACCGCGTCCGCGAGCGCGGGGGAGTGGACCGCTACGACGCCCTGCGGGCGACGCTGCTCGACTACACCGAGCGCATGCACAGCAACGAGCCCGTCCACACCTGGGACTGA
- a CDS encoding glycoside hydrolase family 3 N-terminal domain-containing protein yields MLSIRPRLAVIATGVLLVSGCAGPGQTPDDAEPATSSPSSSASAPGSDDPAAPEAEATDDPDAPTSWGPTTGELQQAQELVSTWSSDQLAGGVIVGRFHGTDPQEPARMVRDLHLAGVSVTGANVLDRGQVLAMTSAITEAAAADGRDHPPVIGVDQEGGYVSHLRGIATDFPHFQSAGLAIAADARLGRRVTRSAALATGLELRDLGFTWVFAPVADVTIGAADPTIGARSPSQDPGLASQAVGAAIKGYDDAGVVSTVKHFPGHGGATSDSHDTLPLLDSTLAELEAHDLPPFESAFRQHAPAVMLSHLDLTEIAPGVPASMAPEVYDLLRDDLGFEGVTITDSLGMGAVGGRPTPALQALQAGADLLLMPVDTATTHQIVADAIDSGVVSRARVEEAAARVVAVQMWQARVAARRPVPADVVERARAASADLESAAY; encoded by the coding sequence GTGCTCTCGATCCGACCCCGCCTGGCCGTGATCGCGACGGGTGTCCTGCTCGTCAGCGGGTGTGCCGGACCCGGCCAGACGCCCGACGACGCCGAGCCGGCCACCTCCAGCCCGTCGTCCTCGGCGTCCGCCCCGGGATCCGACGACCCGGCTGCGCCCGAGGCGGAGGCGACCGACGACCCGGACGCCCCCACGTCGTGGGGCCCGACGACCGGCGAGCTCCAGCAGGCGCAGGAGCTCGTATCCACGTGGAGCTCCGACCAGCTCGCCGGGGGCGTCATCGTCGGACGCTTCCACGGCACGGACCCGCAGGAGCCGGCCCGCATGGTGCGCGACCTGCACCTCGCCGGCGTCTCGGTGACCGGGGCCAACGTGCTCGACCGCGGCCAGGTGCTGGCCATGACGTCGGCGATCACGGAGGCCGCCGCCGCCGACGGTCGCGACCACCCTCCGGTCATCGGGGTCGACCAGGAGGGTGGCTACGTCTCGCACCTGCGCGGTATCGCCACCGACTTCCCGCACTTCCAGTCGGCGGGGCTCGCCATCGCGGCGGACGCCCGTCTCGGCCGCCGGGTGACCCGGTCCGCGGCCCTCGCGACCGGGCTCGAGCTGCGTGACCTCGGCTTCACCTGGGTGTTCGCCCCCGTCGCCGACGTCACCATCGGCGCCGCCGACCCGACCATCGGGGCAAGGTCGCCCTCGCAGGACCCCGGGCTCGCGTCCCAGGCCGTGGGCGCTGCCATCAAGGGCTACGACGACGCCGGCGTCGTCTCGACCGTCAAGCACTTCCCGGGTCACGGCGGTGCGACCAGCGACAGCCACGACACGCTGCCGCTGCTCGACTCGACGCTCGCCGAGCTCGAGGCGCACGACCTGCCGCCGTTCGAGTCCGCTTTCCGCCAGCACGCGCCCGCCGTGATGCTGAGCCACCTCGACCTGACCGAGATCGCGCCGGGGGTGCCCGCCAGCATGGCGCCCGAGGTGTACGACCTGCTGCGCGACGACCTCGGCTTCGAGGGGGTCACCATCACCGACTCGCTCGGCATGGGTGCCGTCGGTGGTCGGCCCACGCCGGCCCTGCAGGCGCTGCAGGCCGGGGCCGACCTGCTCCTCATGCCCGTCGACACCGCGACCACCCATCAGATCGTCGCGGACGCGATCGACTCCGGCGTGGTCTCGCGGGCGCGGGTCGAGGAGGCCGCCGCCCGCGTCGTGGCGGTCCAGATGTGGCAGGCGCGGGTGGCAGCACGACGGCCCGTCCCCGCCGACGTGGTCGAGCGGGCACGGGCCGCGAGCGCGGACCTGGAGTCCGCGGCGTACTGA
- a CDS encoding HhH-GPD-type base excision DNA repair protein: MGFQITGDPAADKVLDDSAFALLVGMMLDQQYPMEHAFRGPAKVLDRFGTVEPDAIAAADPEEFAAMASTPPAIHRFPGSMAARLQELARIVEETYDGDASRLWTEAADGKDLLKRVMALPGFGKQKAQIFVALLAKQLDVRPDGWEAVVGDYALEGHRSVADVVDAESLQKVRDFKKAKKAAARATD, from the coding sequence ATGGGCTTCCAGATCACCGGCGACCCCGCCGCCGACAAGGTTCTCGACGACTCCGCGTTCGCGCTGCTCGTGGGCATGATGCTCGACCAGCAGTACCCCATGGAGCACGCCTTCCGCGGGCCGGCGAAGGTCCTGGACCGCTTCGGCACGGTCGAGCCCGACGCGATCGCTGCTGCCGACCCCGAGGAGTTCGCGGCGATGGCGTCCACCCCGCCGGCCATCCACCGCTTCCCCGGCTCGATGGCGGCCCGCCTGCAGGAGCTGGCGCGCATCGTCGAGGAGACCTACGACGGTGACGCCTCCCGGCTGTGGACCGAGGCGGCCGACGGCAAGGACCTGCTCAAGCGCGTCATGGCGCTCCCGGGCTTCGGCAAGCAGAAGGCGCAGATCTTCGTCGCACTCCTCGCCAAGCAGCTCGACGTACGTCCCGACGGCTGGGAGGCCGTGGTGGGCGACTACGCCCTCGAGGGCCACCGCTCGGTCGCCGACGTGGTGGACGCGGAGTCGCTGCAGAAGGTGCGCGACTTCAAGAAGGCGAAGAAGGCTGCCGCGAGGGCCACCGACTGA
- a CDS encoding universal stress protein, with protein MGTVVVGYVPKPEGEAALAAGINEAKLRGSKLVVVNSHRGGQEYDGSAARAAEDDMAAIQKRLEEAGVEHDVRQLVRGFEPAEDLISIAEANGAELLVIGLRRRSPVGKLILGSNAQRVLLDAPCPVLAVKAQ; from the coding sequence ATGGGCACCGTCGTCGTCGGATACGTCCCCAAGCCGGAGGGTGAGGCGGCCCTTGCTGCCGGTATCAACGAGGCCAAGCTGCGCGGGAGCAAGCTGGTCGTGGTGAACTCCCACCGGGGTGGTCAGGAGTACGACGGATCCGCCGCGCGGGCCGCCGAGGACGACATGGCCGCCATCCAGAAGCGGCTCGAGGAGGCCGGCGTCGAGCACGACGTCCGCCAGCTCGTCCGCGGCTTCGAGCCCGCCGAGGACCTGATCAGCATCGCCGAGGCCAACGGTGCCGAGCTGCTCGTCATCGGCCTGCGACGACGCTCGCCCGTCGGCAAGCTCATCCTCGGCAGCAACGCCCAGCGCGTGCTCCTCGACGCCCCCTGCCCGGTCCTGGCGGTGAAGGCGCAGTAG
- a CDS encoding sigma-70 family RNA polymerase sigma factor encodes MSTAQAKRTTTTREIEGRDSVGLYLDEIARTPLLDAETEVELSKTIEAGLLAQHLLDTGRVGRRKGGAPMSANEAELEWLAEQGQLAIDRFIEANLRLVVSIARKYGRSQMPMLDLIQEGNTGLIRAVEKFDYTKGYKFSTYATWWVRQAITRGIAQQARVVRLPVHVVEELNQVGSARRTLERQLGRDPEPQEIATELGMDIDRVLDLMSWGRDHVSLDTPVDEDGDTSLGDLMAQETAPGPDLNVLDAEARQRLDDLVGILDERSADIVRARYGLADGRQHKLADIGARHGISAERVRQLEREALQKLRRAGDPDLAA; translated from the coding sequence ATGAGCACCGCACAGGCCAAGCGCACCACCACCACTCGTGAGATCGAGGGCCGCGACAGCGTCGGCCTCTACCTCGACGAGATCGCTCGCACCCCGCTCCTCGACGCCGAGACCGAGGTCGAGCTGTCCAAGACCATCGAGGCCGGGCTGCTGGCCCAGCACCTCCTCGACACCGGCCGCGTCGGCCGCCGCAAGGGCGGCGCGCCGATGAGCGCCAACGAGGCCGAGCTCGAGTGGCTCGCCGAGCAGGGCCAGCTCGCCATCGACCGGTTCATCGAGGCCAACCTGCGCCTGGTGGTCTCCATCGCACGCAAGTACGGCCGCTCGCAGATGCCGATGCTCGACCTGATCCAGGAGGGCAACACCGGCCTGATCCGCGCGGTCGAGAAGTTCGACTACACCAAGGGCTACAAGTTCTCGACCTACGCCACCTGGTGGGTCCGCCAGGCCATCACGCGCGGCATCGCGCAGCAGGCCCGTGTCGTACGCCTTCCGGTGCACGTCGTCGAGGAGCTCAACCAGGTCGGCAGCGCTCGGCGCACGCTCGAGCGCCAGCTCGGCCGCGACCCGGAGCCGCAGGAGATCGCCACCGAGCTCGGGATGGACATCGACCGGGTCCTCGACCTGATGAGCTGGGGCCGTGACCACGTCTCGCTGGACACGCCCGTGGACGAGGACGGCGACACGTCGCTGGGTGACCTGATGGCGCAGGAGACCGCGCCCGGCCCGGACCTCAACGTCCTCGACGCCGAGGCCCGCCAGCGGCTCGACGACCTGGTCGGGATCCTCGACGAGCGCTCCGCCGACATCGTCCGCGCCCGCTACGGCCTCGCGGACGGTCGCCAGCACAAGCTCGCCGACATCGGTGCCCGCCACGGCATCTCCGCCGAGCGGGTCCGCCAGCTCGAGCGGGAGGCGCTGCAAAAGCTCCGTCGCGCCGGGGACCCGGACCTCGCGGCCTGA
- a CDS encoding MarR family winged helix-turn-helix transcriptional regulator, which produces MRDEGNDPATGDLVMALARRVRRAHVEALADWEVTPGQARALRVLAGADGMRPSALADALRIAPRSATEVADALEDRGWVRREPDPTDRRATRLVPTDAGRHLVERIDDVRREASQRVLDVLTPAQRRTLHEILAVVVGEDL; this is translated from the coding sequence GTGCGCGACGAGGGGAACGACCCGGCGACCGGCGACCTGGTGATGGCGCTCGCCCGACGCGTACGACGCGCGCACGTGGAGGCACTCGCCGACTGGGAGGTGACCCCGGGGCAGGCCCGCGCGCTGCGGGTGCTGGCCGGTGCCGACGGGATGCGCCCCTCGGCCCTCGCCGACGCGCTGCGCATCGCCCCCCGGTCGGCGACGGAGGTGGCCGACGCGCTGGAGGACCGGGGCTGGGTCCGCCGTGAGCCCGACCCCACCGACCGCCGGGCCACCCGCCTGGTGCCCACCGATGCCGGCCGGCACCTGGTGGAGCGGATCGACGACGTACGCCGGGAGGCGTCGCAGCGGGTCCTCGACGTGCTCACGCCGGCCCAGCGCCGTACTCTCCACGAGATCCTGGCCGTCGTCGTGGGGGAGGACCTGTGA
- a CDS encoding DNA polymerase IV: MRSTASILHLDLDAFFAAVEQRDKPSLRGKPVIVGGTGGRGVVSTASYEAREFGVGSAMSGREARARCPHAAFLSGRFHAYRDTSKRVMQVLRELSPLVEPLSLDEAFVDLAAADLPDLEVATVTAAGAELRRRVQEVTGGLTATVGIASSKFLAKVASELDKPDGMTVVAPGTELDLLRPMKVKVIPGVGPATAERLRRAGIHTVADLEAVAEGELVRLLGQAQGHGLWQLARAQDSRPVVSEREAKSISVEGTYDSDLTDRKLMEGLLSRQAREVGTRMRKNGFSGRTVTIKVRLYDFTTLNRSSTLTSPTDDGATIARIARSLLADLDTTGGVRLLGVGVSGLADWVQEDLFGETAEDEEAEVVLPEPPRRTWPPGADVVHDEMGAGWVWGSGSGVVTVRFETADTPPGPVRSFRIDDPALHRWEPPAEE; this comes from the coding sequence ATGCGCAGCACCGCGTCGATCCTGCACCTGGACCTGGACGCCTTCTTCGCCGCCGTCGAGCAGCGCGACAAGCCGTCGCTGCGCGGCAAGCCCGTCATCGTCGGCGGCACCGGTGGCCGGGGCGTGGTGTCCACCGCGTCGTACGAGGCCCGCGAGTTCGGCGTCGGCTCGGCGATGTCGGGCCGCGAGGCGCGGGCCCGCTGTCCGCACGCGGCGTTCCTGAGCGGCCGGTTCCACGCCTACCGCGACACGAGCAAGCGGGTCATGCAGGTGCTGCGGGAGCTGTCGCCGCTGGTCGAGCCGCTCTCGCTCGACGAGGCGTTCGTCGACCTCGCCGCAGCCGATCTCCCGGACCTCGAGGTGGCGACCGTGACCGCGGCGGGAGCCGAGCTCCGGCGCCGCGTGCAGGAGGTCACCGGCGGTCTGACCGCGACCGTCGGCATCGCGTCGTCGAAGTTCCTCGCCAAGGTCGCGAGCGAGCTCGACAAGCCGGACGGGATGACCGTCGTCGCTCCCGGCACCGAGCTCGACCTGCTCCGGCCGATGAAGGTCAAGGTCATCCCGGGCGTGGGCCCGGCGACCGCCGAACGGCTCCGTCGGGCCGGCATCCACACCGTCGCCGACCTCGAGGCCGTCGCCGAGGGCGAGCTGGTGCGGCTGCTCGGCCAGGCACAGGGCCACGGGCTCTGGCAGCTGGCCCGGGCGCAGGACTCCCGACCGGTCGTCTCCGAGCGGGAGGCCAAGTCGATCAGCGTCGAGGGCACCTACGACTCCGACCTCACCGACCGCAAGCTGATGGAGGGGCTGCTGAGCCGGCAGGCCCGCGAGGTGGGCACCCGGATGCGCAAGAACGGCTTCTCCGGGCGGACCGTCACCATCAAGGTCCGGCTCTACGACTTCACCACCCTCAACAGGTCGAGCACCCTCACCAGCCCCACCGACGACGGCGCGACCATCGCCCGGATCGCCCGCTCGCTGCTCGCCGACCTCGACACCACCGGCGGCGTGCGCCTCCTCGGTGTCGGCGTCTCCGGCCTCGCCGACTGGGTGCAGGAGGACCTCTTCGGCGAGACGGCCGAGGACGAGGAGGCCGAGGTGGTGCTCCCCGAGCCGCCGCGCCGCACCTGGCCGCCGGGCGCGGACGTCGTGCACGACGAGATGGGCGCGGGCTGGGTGTGGGGCTCCGGCTCGGGGGTGGTGACCGTGCGGTTCGAGACCGCCGACACCCCGCCGGGACCGGTGCGGAGCTTCCGGATCGACGACCCGGCCCTGCACCGCTGGGAGCCCCCGGCCGAGGAGTGA
- a CDS encoding 5-oxoprolinase subunit B family protein → MTDVMVVDVGTRACLVEVDDAVAAASLATWVRAAGLPAEEVVPAARTVLLDGVDPAAVRELLPRWAAQHAAPPGPLVRVAVRYSGPDLARVADHWGCTTEEVVDLHTSLEFTSTFCGFAPGFAYLTGLPVERAVPRLESPRARVAPGSVGLADTWCGVYPTASPGGWLLIGTTDADLWDVDRAEPALLAPGTRVRFEARQ, encoded by the coding sequence ATGACCGACGTGATGGTCGTCGACGTCGGGACGCGCGCCTGCCTCGTCGAGGTCGACGACGCCGTCGCGGCGGCCTCGCTCGCCACGTGGGTGCGCGCGGCCGGCCTGCCGGCCGAGGAGGTCGTGCCGGCGGCACGGACCGTGCTGCTCGACGGCGTCGACCCCGCGGCGGTCCGCGAGCTGCTCCCGCGGTGGGCGGCACAGCACGCAGCACCACCCGGCCCGCTCGTGCGCGTCGCGGTCCGCTACTCCGGTCCCGACCTCGCCCGGGTGGCCGACCACTGGGGATGCACGACGGAAGAGGTCGTCGACCTCCACACGTCGCTGGAGTTCACCTCGACGTTCTGCGGGTTCGCCCCCGGCTTCGCCTACCTCACCGGACTGCCCGTCGAGCGCGCGGTGCCCCGGCTGGAGTCGCCACGAGCCCGGGTGGCGCCGGGATCCGTCGGGCTCGCCGACACCTGGTGCGGCGTCTACCCGACCGCCTCACCCGGCGGGTGGCTGCTGATCGGCACCACCGACGCCGACCTGTGGGACGTCGACCGCGCCGAGCCGGCGCTCCTGGCCCCGGGCACCCGGGTGCGGTTCGAGGCGCGGCAGTGA
- a CDS encoding biotin-dependent carboxyltransferase family protein, translated as MTADGPLGAVEVVDAGPLSTLQDRGRQGWAHLGVPRAGALDRGAAALARRLVGGGPDDAVIETTVGGVVLRPHRAVTLAVTGATCAVRVDGRAVAHGAPATVPAGALVSVGPAVTGVRSYVALAGGIAVAPVLGSRSTDTLAWVGPPRLAAGDLLVLGPTGQLPEPPPAVVVRPREPVLRLRRGPRADWLDRTGWSRLDGASYAVAPDSDRIGLRLTGPRLERRSGELASEGIVLGAVQLPPSGQPVVFLADHPTTGGYPVVAVVEDDDLDLCAQLRPGDEVLLRLV; from the coding sequence GTGACCGCCGACGGCCCCTTGGGCGCCGTCGAGGTGGTCGACGCGGGCCCGCTCTCGACGCTGCAGGACCGCGGCCGGCAGGGGTGGGCCCACCTCGGCGTGCCCCGGGCAGGAGCACTGGACCGGGGCGCGGCGGCCCTGGCCCGCCGCCTCGTGGGCGGCGGACCGGACGACGCCGTGATCGAGACGACCGTCGGCGGCGTCGTGCTGCGGCCGCACCGCGCGGTGACGCTGGCGGTGACGGGGGCGACCTGCGCCGTCCGGGTCGACGGACGTGCCGTCGCCCACGGTGCGCCGGCCACGGTGCCCGCGGGAGCCCTGGTGAGCGTCGGGCCGGCAGTGACCGGGGTGCGGTCCTACGTCGCCCTCGCCGGCGGGATCGCCGTCGCGCCGGTGCTGGGGTCGCGCTCGACCGACACGCTCGCATGGGTGGGGCCACCCCGGCTCGCAGCGGGCGACCTGCTGGTCCTCGGGCCGACGGGCCAGCTGCCCGAGCCGCCGCCGGCGGTCGTCGTACGACCCCGCGAGCCGGTGCTGCGCCTGCGTCGCGGGCCACGCGCCGACTGGCTCGACCGGACGGGCTGGTCGAGGCTCGACGGGGCGTCGTACGCCGTCGCGCCCGACAGCGACCGGATCGGGCTGCGGCTCACCGGTCCGCGGCTGGAGCGACGCAGCGGCGAGCTCGCGAGCGAGGGCATCGTGCTCGGTGCCGTCCAGCTGCCGCCGTCGGGGCAGCCCGTGGTGTTCCTGGCCGACCACCCGACGACGGGCGGCTACCCGGTCGTCGCCGTGGTCGAGGACGACGACCTGGACCTCTGCGCCCAGCTACGACCCGGCGACGAGGTGCTGCTGCGGCTGGTGTGA
- the coaE gene encoding dephospho-CoA kinase → MTVRVGLTGGIASGKSTVSAVLAELGAVVIDADLIAREVVARGTPGLAAVVEEFGPDLLTPDGDLDRAAMGALVFAEPDARRRLEAIIHPLVHRRSAELEAAAPEHAVVVHDIPLLAEVGRSGSFDAVVVVDAPAELQVQRMVEDRGWTREDAESRIAAQATREERLAIATHVVDNTGSLADLRRQVEAIHEELARRA, encoded by the coding sequence GTGACCGTTCGTGTCGGCCTGACCGGGGGCATCGCATCCGGCAAGAGCACCGTGTCGGCGGTCCTCGCTGAGCTGGGGGCCGTCGTCATCGACGCCGACCTCATCGCCCGCGAGGTCGTGGCGAGGGGGACACCCGGGCTGGCGGCGGTGGTCGAGGAGTTCGGGCCCGACCTCCTGACGCCCGACGGCGACCTCGACCGGGCCGCCATGGGCGCCCTCGTCTTCGCCGAGCCGGACGCCCGCCGGCGGCTCGAGGCGATCATCCACCCGCTGGTCCACCGGCGCAGCGCCGAGCTCGAGGCGGCCGCCCCTGAGCACGCGGTCGTCGTCCACGACATCCCGCTGCTGGCCGAGGTCGGACGGTCCGGGTCCTTCGACGCGGTCGTCGTGGTCGACGCCCCCGCCGAGCTGCAGGTGCAGCGGATGGTCGAGGACCGGGGCTGGACCCGCGAGGACGCCGAGTCCCGCATCGCCGCGCAGGCGACCCGCGAGGAGCGGCTCGCGATCGCCACCCACGTCGTCGACAACACCGGGTCTCTGGCCGACCTGCGCCGGCAGGTCGAGGCGATCCACGAGGAGCTCGCGCGGCGGGCCTGA